Proteins from a single region of Streptomyces vinaceus:
- a CDS encoding FHA domain-containing protein: MAQRPGVPTAPELVLETDAGTTAMVPGRTYHVGRDPLCEVCLDDARVSWHHAVLRPEGDHWTVEDEDSTNGTWADGHRIHEWSVGAGSELRFGSAADGPRALLLGPAPVPPVPPAPSAPAAPAPEPVGVRPSSVSHPSLTGTFRRPTTVRPLPARTAVSIGRAPANDLVIDDLVVSRRHAELRALADGTYEIADLGSHNGTFLNGVRTDRAPVTEGDVIGIGHTALVLVGDQLQEYVDTGEVSLDVQELAVAVDHGRKTLLDHVSFPVGAKCLLAVIGPSGAGKSTLLGALTGLRPADHGTVLYDGRDLYRDYAELRSRIGLVPQDDILHAQLTVRRALTYAAELRFPQDTAPAERQARVDEVIGELGLGDRADQPIHSLSGGQRKRVSVALELLTKPSLLFLDEPTSGLDPGMDRSVMHMLRGLADDGRTVIVVTHSVLSLDVCDRLLVLAPGGRIAYFGPPEETLGYFGFDQWPEAFEAFENERDRDWAGEYLASPQHRTYVRNAARQPRQEGDRPQAAGFVAPPPKAQSWGSQLSTLMRRYAAALSADRTFLAIMIALPFVMGAMARALAGSALTAQTAINALLILCVGGVLTGAANAVRELVKERVIYQRERAVGLSRSAYLMSKVLVLGAVTVAQAVVLTLVGLYGVDTNAPGGKGVFMPPLVEITLAVALLSFTAMMLGLLVSALVRKEEVTMPLLVLLAIVQVVFCGALLQLDGVPVIGQLAWLVPSRWALGAMAGTIDLGAIVPGEITDDPLFAHSAGVWLLDMGMLVALSVLFGVVVLRLLRRHEPAIMRK, translated from the coding sequence ATGGCCCAGCGTCCCGGTGTGCCGACCGCGCCCGAGCTCGTCCTGGAAACCGACGCCGGCACCACTGCGATGGTCCCGGGCCGGACGTACCACGTCGGCCGCGACCCCCTCTGCGAGGTCTGCCTCGACGACGCGCGCGTCTCCTGGCACCACGCGGTCCTGCGCCCCGAAGGCGACCACTGGACCGTGGAGGACGAGGACAGCACCAACGGCACCTGGGCCGACGGACACCGCATCCACGAGTGGAGCGTCGGCGCCGGGAGCGAGCTGCGCTTCGGCAGCGCCGCCGACGGCCCGCGCGCCCTCCTGCTGGGCCCGGCCCCGGTCCCCCCGGTCCCTCCAGCCCCATCGGCCCCGGCCGCCCCCGCCCCCGAGCCCGTCGGAGTCCGTCCGTCCTCCGTGTCCCATCCGTCCCTCACCGGCACCTTCCGCCGGCCCACCACCGTGCGCCCGCTGCCCGCCCGGACCGCCGTGAGCATCGGCCGCGCCCCCGCCAACGATCTCGTCATCGACGACCTCGTCGTCTCCCGCCGCCACGCCGAACTGCGCGCCCTCGCCGACGGCACGTACGAGATCGCCGACCTCGGCAGCCACAACGGCACCTTCCTCAACGGCGTCCGCACCGACCGCGCCCCCGTCACCGAGGGCGACGTCATCGGCATCGGCCACACCGCCCTCGTCCTCGTCGGCGACCAGCTCCAGGAGTACGTGGACACCGGCGAGGTCTCCCTCGACGTCCAGGAGCTCGCCGTCGCCGTCGACCACGGCCGCAAGACCCTCCTCGACCACGTCTCCTTCCCGGTGGGCGCCAAATGCCTGCTGGCCGTCATCGGCCCCAGCGGAGCCGGCAAGTCCACCCTCCTGGGAGCCCTCACCGGGCTGCGCCCCGCCGACCACGGAACCGTCCTCTACGACGGCCGCGACCTCTACCGCGACTACGCCGAACTGCGCAGCCGCATCGGCCTGGTCCCCCAGGACGACATCCTGCACGCCCAGCTCACCGTCCGCCGCGCCCTCACCTACGCCGCCGAACTGCGCTTCCCGCAGGACACCGCCCCGGCCGAACGCCAGGCCCGCGTCGACGAGGTGATCGGCGAACTCGGCCTCGGAGACCGCGCCGACCAGCCCATCCACAGCCTCTCCGGAGGCCAGCGCAAACGCGTCTCCGTCGCCCTGGAGCTGCTCACGAAGCCGTCGCTGCTCTTCCTCGACGAGCCCACCTCCGGACTCGACCCGGGCATGGACCGCTCAGTCATGCACATGCTGCGCGGCCTCGCCGACGACGGCCGCACCGTCATCGTCGTCACCCACAGCGTGCTCAGCCTCGACGTCTGCGACCGGCTGCTGGTCCTCGCCCCGGGCGGGCGCATCGCCTACTTCGGGCCGCCCGAGGAGACCCTCGGGTACTTCGGCTTCGACCAGTGGCCCGAGGCCTTCGAAGCCTTCGAGAACGAACGGGACCGGGACTGGGCGGGGGAGTACCTCGCCTCCCCGCAGCACCGCACGTACGTACGGAACGCGGCGCGCCAGCCCCGGCAGGAGGGGGACCGGCCCCAGGCGGCCGGTTTCGTCGCCCCGCCGCCCAAGGCCCAGAGCTGGGGCTCCCAGCTCTCCACGCTGATGCGCCGCTACGCCGCCGCGCTCAGCGCGGACCGCACGTTCCTCGCCATCATGATCGCGCTGCCGTTCGTCATGGGCGCCATGGCCCGGGCCCTCGCCGGCAGCGCCCTCACGGCCCAGACCGCGATTAACGCCCTGCTCATCCTGTGCGTGGGCGGCGTGCTGACCGGCGCCGCCAACGCCGTGCGCGAGCTGGTCAAGGAACGCGTCATCTACCAGCGGGAACGGGCCGTCGGGCTGTCCAGGTCCGCCTACCTGATGTCCAAGGTGCTGGTGCTCGGCGCCGTCACCGTGGCCCAGGCCGTCGTGCTGACGCTGGTCGGCCTGTACGGGGTCGACACCAACGCGCCGGGCGGCAAGGGCGTCTTCATGCCGCCCCTCGTCGAAATCACCCTCGCCGTCGCCCTGCTGTCCTTCACCGCGATGATGCTCGGCCTGCTGGTGTCCGCCCTGGTCCGCAAGGAGGAGGTCACCATGCCGCTGCTGGTCCTCCTCGCCATCGTCCAGGTGGTCTTCTGCGGGGCCCTGCTCCAGCTCGACGGCGTGCCGGTGATCGGACAGCTGGCCTGGCTGGTGCCCTCGCGCTGGGCGCTCGGGGCCATGGCGGGCACCATCGACCTCGGCGCGATCGTGCCCGGGGAGATCACCGACGACCCGCTCTTCGCGCACAGCGCCGGGGTGTGGCTGCTGGACATGGGGATGCTGGTCGCCCTGTCCGTCCTGTTCGGGGTGGTGGTCCTGCGGCTGCTGCGCCGCCACGAGCCCGCGATCATGCGGAAGTAG
- a CDS encoding SpoIIE family protein phosphatase — protein sequence MAERGASPEVDWPAQPDMSLALNRMGTFDWDLDSGQMHLDPTALEVLDLRPEEFTGTPAGLRARVPPGEEARLDARVAQALKDGRSHYGAYVRTRLRDGTPVWTHIQGHVLREANGRPYRIIGILRDAAHDPGERGAGGEQDEGRRRMTGVVERTGAILAHARTVNDVTDVLKDPGALGHLGAVSVMLGIVDGGRIHLVAEGQLGSYVPEIEYTRIDARFPMSEAVRNLQPVFIASREEFQERYPQLWPYIEPLSVRSGVYLPLIAQGRAIAALGLLYQRDGDFTAEERNLLVALGSGIAQSLQRAILFEQEHDLAEGLQRAMLPRRIPEVPGARIAVRYRAARMGRDIGGDWYDVVQLGEGRVGVMIGDVEGHDTDAAAVMGQLRIVLRAYVSEGHTPGTAMARASAFLRELETDRFATCTYAEVDLNTGMLQLVRAGHLDPVVRRGDGSCHRVPVAGGLPLGLPPRDAAGSGSGYPVTSLELHPGDTLVLCTDGLLERSDGSPGAGMQELMEAVHVGPVDVEELADVLCDLVGDAGAGDDMALLLLRRRGTPAPRGGGPLRLPLTPGDPDGPAMARHLIRAAVAAWGAADRADEIELAADELMTNALVHTDGGGHLNVRLTPEGRIRIEVEDTSSALPRRREAGDWAVSGRGLLLVDQLAEAWGVEPRGGGKSVWCEFAVPGEAAAP from the coding sequence ATGGCCGAAAGGGGAGCGAGCCCCGAGGTCGACTGGCCCGCGCAGCCGGACATGAGCCTCGCGCTCAACCGCATGGGCACCTTCGACTGGGACCTCGACAGTGGGCAGATGCATCTGGATCCCACCGCCCTCGAGGTCCTCGACCTGCGCCCCGAGGAGTTCACCGGAACCCCGGCGGGGCTGCGGGCGAGGGTCCCGCCCGGCGAGGAGGCCCGCCTCGACGCCCGGGTGGCCCAGGCGCTCAAGGACGGCCGCAGCCACTACGGGGCGTACGTACGGACGCGCCTGCGCGACGGGACACCCGTCTGGACCCACATCCAGGGCCACGTCCTGCGCGAGGCGAACGGCCGCCCCTACCGCATCATCGGGATCCTGCGCGACGCCGCCCACGACCCCGGCGAGCGCGGTGCGGGCGGGGAGCAGGACGAGGGGCGCCGCCGGATGACCGGGGTCGTCGAGCGGACCGGCGCGATCCTGGCCCACGCCCGCACCGTCAACGACGTGACCGACGTCCTCAAGGACCCCGGAGCCCTCGGGCACCTCGGCGCGGTCAGCGTGATGCTCGGCATCGTCGACGGCGGCCGGATCCACCTCGTCGCGGAGGGGCAGCTCGGCAGTTACGTCCCGGAGATCGAGTACACCCGCATCGACGCGCGGTTCCCGATGAGCGAGGCCGTGCGCAACCTCCAGCCGGTGTTCATCGCCTCGCGCGAGGAGTTCCAGGAGCGCTACCCGCAGCTGTGGCCGTACATCGAGCCGCTGTCCGTGCGCAGCGGCGTCTACCTGCCGCTGATTGCCCAGGGCCGGGCCATCGCCGCGCTCGGGCTGCTGTACCAGCGGGACGGGGACTTCACCGCCGAGGAGCGCAACCTGCTCGTCGCCCTCGGCAGCGGCATCGCCCAGAGCCTCCAGCGGGCCATCCTCTTCGAGCAGGAGCACGATCTCGCGGAGGGCCTGCAGCGGGCGATGCTGCCGCGCCGGATCCCGGAGGTGCCTGGCGCACGGATCGCCGTACGGTACCGGGCCGCCCGGATGGGGCGGGACATCGGCGGGGACTGGTACGACGTGGTCCAGCTCGGCGAGGGACGCGTCGGGGTGATGATCGGCGACGTGGAGGGACACGACACGGACGCCGCGGCCGTCATGGGACAGCTGCGGATCGTCCTTCGGGCGTACGTGTCCGAGGGGCACACCCCCGGCACGGCCATGGCGCGGGCCTCGGCCTTCCTGCGGGAACTGGAGACGGACCGGTTCGCCACCTGTACGTACGCCGAGGTGGACCTGAACACCGGCATGCTCCAGCTGGTCCGCGCCGGCCACCTCGACCCGGTGGTGCGGCGCGGCGACGGAAGCTGCCACCGCGTCCCCGTGGCCGGCGGACTCCCGCTCGGCCTGCCGCCGCGCGACGCAGCGGGCTCCGGCTCCGGCTACCCCGTCACCAGCCTCGAACTGCACCCCGGGGACACCCTGGTGCTGTGTACGGACGGCCTGCTGGAGCGCTCGGACGGTTCCCCCGGGGCAGGGATGCAGGAGCTGATGGAGGCGGTCCACGTCGGGCCGGTGGACGTCGAGGAACTCGCCGACGTCCTGTGCGACCTGGTCGGTGACGCGGGCGCGGGCGACGACATGGCCCTGCTCCTGCTGCGCCGCCGCGGCACTCCCGCCCCGCGCGGCGGCGGCCCGCTGCGCCTGCCGCTCACCCCGGGCGATCCCGACGGCCCGGCGATGGCCCGCCACCTGATCCGGGCGGCGGTGGCGGCGTGGGGCGCGGCGGACCGGGCCGACGAGATCGAACTGGCGGCGGACGAGCTGATGACCAACGCCCTCGTGCACACCGACGGCGGCGGCCACCTCAACGTACGGCTGACCCCGGAGGGCCGCATCCGGATCGAGGTCGAGGACACCAGCAGCGCCCTGCCGCGCCGGCGCGAGGCGGGCGACTGGGCGGTGTCGGGGCGCGGGCTGCTGCTGGTGGACCAACTGGCCGAGGCATGGGGCGTGGAGCCCCGGGGCGGCGGGAAGAGCGTGTGGTGCGAGTTCGCCGTACCGGGGGAGGCGGCGGCGCCGTGA
- a CDS encoding streptophobe family protein, with product MSGPSSSRPASPRPAARGSARPWRDALVAVVAGFAVMAAVAAAGLACAGATGLPGGAFPRVLAAVVVMAAGGTVEVTGGAGFLAEADASLSVLPLSVSLAGALTAGALFLRPLHNRAVARPGELLARAAPLVLLWLLALTGAALLARQTFGIAPGDSPVADLGELLDASPTVGFRAALPATLGFGLLWILGLLLIALLVSRRAPLPAGLVRFHTAVRPAAFATVALLLAYVVLGIGVALVVAATQGHADRTFAVILLGLPNLAWPALTLGFGGAWEGKAEGPFGLPVPRLLDEVLRGPDLSRVDVASLAEHDSRAWWLVAVAAVALLGTGFLAAVRSPAGVRAWQHALHLGVALALATLTVCLLAGVQARFGLSLLGIGDAGGLGGRAELRPVLWRNVGLALLWGALAGFLGALAARPVHRRGLVEQRPEPPDPPAAAGG from the coding sequence GTGAGCGGTCCGTCGTCCTCCCGTCCGGCATCACCGCGTCCGGCGGCCCGGGGCTCCGCGCGGCCTTGGCGGGACGCCCTCGTGGCCGTCGTGGCGGGTTTCGCGGTGATGGCCGCCGTCGCGGCGGCGGGTCTGGCGTGCGCGGGCGCGACCGGTCTGCCCGGCGGGGCGTTCCCGCGGGTGCTCGCGGCGGTCGTCGTGATGGCGGCCGGCGGAACGGTCGAGGTGACGGGCGGGGCCGGCTTCCTGGCGGAGGCGGACGCGAGCCTGTCCGTACTGCCGCTCTCGGTGAGCCTCGCCGGGGCCCTCACGGCCGGCGCCCTGTTCCTGCGCCCCCTGCACAACCGGGCGGTGGCCCGGCCGGGGGAACTCCTCGCCCGCGCCGCTCCGCTGGTCCTGCTGTGGCTGCTCGCCCTCACCGGCGCCGCGCTCCTGGCCCGGCAGACCTTCGGGATCGCGCCGGGCGACTCGCCCGTCGCCGATCTCGGGGAACTCCTCGACGCCTCCCCCACGGTGGGTTTCCGGGCCGCCCTGCCCGCGACCCTCGGCTTCGGACTGCTGTGGATCCTGGGCCTGTTGCTGATCGCCCTGCTGGTCTCGCGCCGCGCCCCGCTCCCGGCCGGGCTGGTCCGCTTCCACACCGCGGTGCGTCCCGCCGCCTTCGCCACCGTCGCACTGCTCCTCGCGTACGTGGTCCTCGGCATCGGCGTCGCTCTGGTGGTGGCCGCCACCCAGGGGCACGCGGACCGGACCTTCGCGGTGATCCTGCTGGGCCTGCCGAACCTGGCCTGGCCCGCGCTCACCCTGGGGTTCGGCGGAGCCTGGGAGGGAAAGGCCGAGGGGCCGTTCGGGCTGCCGGTGCCCCGGCTGCTGGACGAGGTGCTGCGCGGTCCCGATCTGTCACGGGTCGACGTGGCCTCGCTCGCCGAGCATGACTCCCGCGCCTGGTGGCTGGTGGCCGTGGCCGCCGTGGCGCTGCTCGGTACGGGCTTCCTGGCCGCCGTACGCTCCCCGGCCGGCGTCCGCGCCTGGCAGCACGCGCTCCACCTGGGCGTGGCCCTCGCCCTCGCCACCCTGACGGTGTGCCTGCTGGCCGGTGTCCAGGCCCGGTTCGGCCTGTCGCTGCTGGGCATCGGGGACGCCGGCGGGCTCGGCGGCCGTGCGGAACTGCGCCCGGTGCTGTGGCGGAACGTGGGCCTCGCCCTGCTGTGGGGCGCCCTCGCGGGCTTCCTCGGCGCGCTGGCGGCCCGGCCCGTGCACCGCCGAGGCCTCGTCGAGCAGCGGCCCGAGCCGCCCGACCCGCCCGCCGCAGCGGGAGGCTGA
- a CDS encoding cation diffusion facilitator family transporter → MSGHDHAHDDDHGHAGGHDHAAGHDHGGHGGHSHGVSADADRRWLAIALGLIGTFMAVEVVIGIVAQSLALISDAAHMLTDAVSIVLALIAMRLAARPARGGFTYGLKRAEILSAQANGLTLLLLALWLAYEAVRRLLDPPPVAGGLVLVTALAGIVVNVAAAWCISRANRSSLAVEGAYQHILNDLFAFIGTAVAGLIVLTTGFVQADAIATLVVVVLMVKAGYGLVRESGRIFLEAAPAHMDPDAVGDRLVGHPPVTEVHDLHIWTITSGQAALSAHVLVEPAGDCHAVRRDLERLLEKEYGITHTTLQVDHVPEVLLTVGRRGQDPADPHCADAHGPVHRTGPHDH, encoded by the coding sequence ATGAGTGGGCACGACCACGCGCACGACGACGACCACGGCCACGCCGGGGGCCACGACCACGCCGCCGGCCACGACCACGGCGGGCACGGCGGGCACAGCCACGGGGTCTCCGCCGATGCCGACCGCCGGTGGCTGGCCATCGCGCTCGGCCTCATCGGCACGTTCATGGCGGTCGAGGTCGTCATCGGCATCGTGGCCCAGTCGCTGGCCCTGATCTCCGACGCCGCCCACATGCTGACCGACGCCGTCTCGATCGTGCTCGCGCTGATCGCGATGCGGCTCGCGGCCCGGCCGGCGCGCGGCGGTTTCACGTACGGCCTCAAGCGGGCGGAGATACTCTCCGCCCAGGCCAACGGGCTCACGCTGCTCCTGCTGGCGCTCTGGCTGGCGTACGAAGCGGTCCGGCGGCTGCTCGACCCGCCGCCCGTGGCGGGCGGGCTGGTCCTCGTGACGGCGCTCGCGGGCATCGTCGTGAACGTGGCCGCCGCCTGGTGCATCTCCAGGGCGAACCGCTCCTCGCTCGCCGTCGAGGGCGCCTACCAGCACATCCTGAACGACCTGTTCGCCTTCATCGGCACCGCCGTCGCCGGTCTGATCGTGCTCACCACGGGCTTCGTCCAGGCCGACGCGATCGCCACGCTGGTGGTCGTGGTGCTGATGGTCAAGGCGGGCTACGGGCTGGTCCGCGAGTCCGGCCGGATCTTCCTGGAGGCCGCCCCGGCGCACATGGACCCGGACGCGGTCGGCGACCGGCTCGTCGGGCACCCGCCGGTCACCGAGGTGCACGACCTGCACATCTGGACCATCACCTCCGGCCAGGCGGCGCTGTCCGCCCACGTCCTGGTCGAACCGGCCGGCGACTGCCACGCCGTCCGCCGCGACCTGGAGCGGCTGCTGGAGAAGGAGTACGGGATCACCCACACCACCCTCCAGGTGGACCACGTCCCGGAGGTGCTGCTCACGGTCGGGCGCCGGGGACAGGACCCGGCCGACCCGCACTGCGCCGACGCGCACGGCCCGGTGCACCGGACGGGCCCGCACGATCACTGA
- a CDS encoding DUF4328 domain-containing protein, with product MPVPVPQQSAPHQQIPHQPYQAPAYPAQPHPGQPHPGQPYPGYPAGPYPGMPYTAPWPPADVLRSPRGLALAVSLLLGVAAAVNLFSAAVSGYAYSLMKRVTADPAAVAEGTLDRSDVLTGIAGALQSLVLTATAVVFIIWFHRVRVNGEIMRPDAFSQTRGWAIGGWFIPIGNLFLPYRTAKETWTASTQFAPDGSFRPVSPAPVTAWWVTWVSSLVLDRVSGYMYKRADTPEALRDASAVAMVGCVATAAAAVLAVLFVRKLTAMQNRKAGQGPNAAL from the coding sequence GTGCCCGTGCCCGTGCCTCAGCAGTCGGCACCCCACCAGCAGATACCGCACCAGCCGTACCAGGCCCCGGCCTACCCGGCTCAGCCCCACCCCGGCCAGCCCCACCCCGGCCAGCCGTATCCCGGGTACCCCGCCGGCCCGTACCCCGGCATGCCGTACACCGCTCCGTGGCCCCCCGCCGACGTACTGCGCTCCCCGCGCGGCCTGGCCCTCGCGGTCAGCCTGCTCCTCGGGGTCGCGGCCGCGGTCAACCTCTTCTCCGCGGCCGTCAGCGGGTACGCCTACTCGCTCATGAAGCGCGTGACCGCCGATCCCGCGGCCGTCGCCGAGGGCACGCTCGACCGCTCGGACGTCCTCACCGGGATCGCCGGCGCCCTCCAGAGCCTGGTCCTGACGGCGACGGCGGTCGTCTTCATCATCTGGTTCCACCGCGTCCGCGTGAACGGCGAGATCATGCGCCCCGACGCCTTCTCACAGACCCGCGGCTGGGCCATCGGCGGCTGGTTCATCCCGATCGGCAACCTGTTCCTGCCGTACCGGACGGCCAAGGAGACCTGGACCGCCAGCACCCAGTTCGCACCGGACGGCTCGTTCCGTCCGGTCTCCCCCGCACCCGTGACCGCATGGTGGGTCACCTGGGTCTCCTCGCTGGTGCTCGACCGCGTGTCCGGCTACATGTACAAGCGGGCCGACACTCCCGAGGCCCTGCGCGACGCGTCCGCCGTGGCGATGGTCGGCTGCGTGGCGACGGCCGCCGCGGCCGTCCTCGCCGTCCTCTTCGTCCGCAAGCTGACGGCCATGCAGAACCGCAAGGCGGGGCAGGGTCCGAACGCGGCGCTCTGA
- a CDS encoding DUF6777 domain-containing protein produces MTTQPSGPGQEPQQPTQSARPPGPRPTGPPSGPLSGGRQGPPPTPPAPPSGGTPPGPPPGRPWWRSVPRVATAAIAVAALVALVVVLTRPGGSPSARGEVFLQPASATGPDPFTESTAAGEAMEPPQSPVPSPPSATPGTGASASATATRSISGAAPGLYGGTQSVASCDVEKQIRALSAQPAKNGAFASALGIPPRAVPGYLRSLTPVQLRTDTRVTNHGYRDGKATAYQAVLQAGTAVLIDDRGVPRVRCACGNPLGPPVALPADPVRQGQPWSTYQPSKVVVIAPSETVVHKFVIYDHHDHRWFERDRGDHEGEHDKPVPPPVLPTAPVTPSHPAHASSSAPASEPPPSPSPAGSAPASSPPPASPPPSSGPPSKPASKPVSTPPASKEASRPASEPASEPPPGSPPDSGTPSARAAEETP; encoded by the coding sequence GTGACCACGCAACCTTCCGGCCCCGGCCAGGAGCCGCAGCAGCCCACGCAGTCCGCGAGGCCGCCGGGCCCGCGCCCCACCGGGCCGCCGTCCGGCCCCCTGTCGGGCGGGCGGCAGGGACCGCCGCCGACTCCGCCCGCTCCACCGTCCGGGGGTACGCCACCGGGACCACCGCCCGGGAGGCCCTGGTGGCGGTCCGTACCCCGGGTGGCCACCGCCGCCATCGCGGTGGCCGCGCTCGTCGCCCTGGTCGTCGTGCTGACCCGGCCGGGCGGTTCCCCTTCCGCCCGCGGCGAGGTGTTCCTCCAGCCCGCCTCCGCCACCGGCCCGGACCCCTTCACCGAGTCCACCGCCGCGGGCGAGGCGATGGAGCCGCCGCAGAGCCCGGTTCCGTCACCGCCGAGCGCCACGCCCGGCACCGGTGCCAGCGCCAGTGCCACCGCCACCCGCAGCATCAGCGGTGCGGCGCCCGGCCTCTACGGCGGCACGCAGTCCGTAGCGAGCTGCGACGTCGAGAAGCAGATCCGGGCGCTGTCCGCCCAGCCCGCCAAGAACGGCGCCTTCGCCTCGGCACTCGGCATCCCCCCGCGCGCCGTCCCCGGATATCTGCGCTCGCTCACCCCGGTGCAGCTGCGCACGGACACCCGGGTCACCAACCACGGCTACCGCGACGGCAAGGCCACCGCCTACCAGGCGGTGCTCCAGGCCGGCACGGCGGTGCTGATCGACGACCGTGGCGTGCCGCGGGTGCGGTGCGCGTGCGGAAACCCGCTCGGCCCCCCGGTGGCGCTGCCGGCCGATCCCGTGCGGCAGGGGCAGCCGTGGAGCACGTACCAGCCGTCGAAGGTGGTGGTCATCGCCCCGTCGGAGACGGTCGTCCACAAGTTCGTGATCTACGACCACCACGACCACCGCTGGTTCGAGCGCGACCGGGGCGACCACGAGGGCGAGCACGACAAGCCCGTGCCGCCACCGGTGCTCCCGACCGCGCCGGTCACGCCCTCGCACCCCGCCCACGCGAGCTCCTCGGCGCCCGCGTCCGAGCCGCCCCCCTCGCCGTCACCGGCCGGGTCGGCGCCCGCGTCCTCGCCCCCGCCGGCCTCCCCGCCGCCGTCGTCCGGGCCGCCGTCGAAGCCCGCGTCGAAGCCGGTGTCGACGCCCCCGGCCTCGAAGGAGGCGTCGCGGCCCGCTTCCGAGCCGGCGTCCGAGCCCCCGCCCGGAAGCCCGCCGGACTCCGGCACACCGTCCGCCCGCGCCGCCGAGGAGACCCCTTAG
- a CDS encoding NUDIX domain-containing protein produces MTQKRSAGLLLFRPAAGAAGSAGEGIEVLLGHMGGPFWEHKDDGSWAIPKGEYEEDETPIDAARREFTEEIGLPPPEGPYLPLGEVRIPGGKLVTIWAVRADLDPALMVPGTFTMEWPPHSGRTQEFPELDRVAWFTPQVAETKLIPSQIPFLERLLGLPRD; encoded by the coding sequence ATGACACAGAAGCGCAGCGCAGGACTGCTCCTGTTCCGCCCGGCCGCCGGGGCCGCCGGCTCGGCCGGTGAGGGCATCGAGGTCCTCCTCGGCCATATGGGCGGCCCGTTCTGGGAGCACAAGGACGACGGGTCCTGGGCGATCCCCAAGGGCGAGTACGAGGAGGACGAGACCCCGATCGACGCGGCCCGACGGGAGTTCACCGAGGAGATCGGCCTGCCGCCGCCGGAGGGCCCGTACCTCCCGCTGGGAGAGGTGCGGATCCCGGGCGGCAAGCTGGTGACGATCTGGGCGGTACGGGCGGACCTCGATCCGGCGCTCATGGTTCCGGGGACCTTCACGATGGAGTGGCCCCCGCACTCGGGCCGGACGCAGGAATTCCCCGAGCTGGACCGGGTGGCCTGGTTCACTCCCCAGGTGGCCGAAACCAAACTGATCCCCTCTCAAATCCCCTTTCTGGAGAGGCTGTTGGGGCTACCGAGGGATTGA
- a CDS encoding serine/threonine-protein kinase produces MAAEPLGGRPSDLRGKRIAGYLVESEIGRGGMAVVYLARDLRLDRPVALKLLAPELARNDVFRRRFAHESKVAAAIDHPHIVPVFEAGETEGLLYIAMRYVPGQDLRALLDRTGPLPVETAARIAGQVASALDAAHAHDLVHRDVKPGNILVAEGTDSEHPEHVYLTDFGLTKKSLSLTGFTSVGQFVGTLDYVAPEQISGKPVDGRCDVYSLGCVVHETLTGSPPFRREDDMALLWAHQFDPPPPVSSLRPGLPAAVDEVLAKALAKSPDDRWNSCLEFTGALRRAGARAAPPPGAPPPPPRWALPVFRDEDPG; encoded by the coding sequence ATGGCCGCCGAGCCCCTGGGCGGCCGCCCCTCGGACCTGCGCGGCAAGCGGATCGCCGGATACCTGGTGGAGAGCGAGATCGGCCGCGGCGGCATGGCGGTCGTCTACCTCGCCCGGGACCTGCGGCTGGACCGGCCGGTCGCCCTCAAGCTGCTGGCCCCCGAACTCGCCCGCAACGACGTCTTCCGCCGGCGCTTCGCCCACGAGTCCAAGGTCGCCGCGGCCATCGACCACCCGCACATCGTGCCGGTCTTCGAGGCGGGCGAGACCGAGGGACTGCTGTACATCGCGATGCGCTACGTCCCCGGGCAGGACCTGCGCGCCCTGCTGGACCGCACCGGGCCGCTGCCGGTGGAGACGGCCGCCCGGATCGCCGGCCAGGTGGCCTCGGCGCTGGACGCGGCGCACGCCCACGACCTGGTGCACCGGGACGTGAAACCGGGGAACATCCTGGTCGCGGAGGGCACCGACAGCGAGCACCCCGAGCACGTGTACCTGACGGACTTCGGTCTGACGAAGAAGTCGCTCTCGCTGACCGGGTTCACGAGCGTCGGGCAGTTCGTCGGCACCCTGGACTACGTGGCGCCCGAGCAGATCTCCGGCAAGCCGGTCGACGGCCGGTGCGACGTGTACAGCCTCGGCTGCGTCGTCCACGAGACGCTGACCGGGAGCCCGCCCTTCCGGCGGGAGGACGACATGGCGTTGCTCTGGGCCCACCAGTTCGATCCGCCGCCCCCGGTGAGTTCGCTGCGGCCCGGTCTGCCGGCGGCGGTCGACGAGGTGCTGGCGAAGGCGCTCGCCAAATCCCCGGACGACCGGTGGAACAGCTGCCTGGAGTTCACCGGGGCGCTGCGCCGCGCGGGTGCGCGGGCGGCCCCGCCGCCGGGCGCGCCGCCCCCGCCGCCGCGCTGGGCCCTGCCGGTGTTCCGGGACGAGGACCCCGGCTGA